A genomic window from Lotus japonicus ecotype B-129 chromosome 1, LjGifu_v1.2 includes:
- the LOC130729038 gene encoding uncharacterized protein LOC130729038, with product MSQDSSKKLTPEMNAYGVKVMGLKSKTPKSSRVSKSSPHTSEITIAQGISQPSSDPHKKKGKKARSKSDASKAKRKMVTRGSEATQRVNSEAEINPSTGDDVDDSRITEVLETPLKEVLHANVDPIVPSPSNNQSSHGVDTDCNKDSDHLEEEVMVPISTPSVDKTMHVEDVQDVIENSESDEVLINTLGASASVASKRQKMTVVRKYSTRSSGKKLGLGLSENKKSKKVIILDDDTPVVQNVKRKVHKDNAAPVVDETPTEELDKSDTGSAARKRKIGKRIPENVPAAPLDNISFHSEESVGKWKYVYQRRIAQERELTGEILHCQEIMKLLEAAGLLKTVTEIGGCYDKLVREFIVNVTTNCTVSGHPDFRKVFVRGKCVHFSPEIINQYLGRSTVATGNEELSLSAITKELTAGQTMVWPAKGLLSSTYLSVKYAILNRIGAANWAPTTHSSDVSSGLAKLIYLVGTQTQFDFGEYVFAQTMKHAETFAVRLPIGFPCLICGIILSQHPQILRDDEVPSQKASLLTIDSRLLAGAHVSDVAGLAEMTQGEGTSSQKTPETPIAALIAVSKMLQDTITSCTLRKKNVDTLILQLTKGKRPLEDNAAAHAQADVGTSDDDTTSD from the coding sequence ATGAGTCAAGATTCTAGCAAGAAACTCACTCCTGAGATGAATGCTTACGGAGTAAAGGTAATGGGTCTGAAATCCAAAACCCCAAAATCTTCAAGGGTTTCCAAATCCTCTCCTCATACCAGTGAAATCACAATTGCTCAAGGTATCTCTCAACCATCATCTGATCCGcacaagaagaaagggaaaaaggcaCGATCCAAGTCAGATGCGTCCAAAGCGAAGAGGAAGATGGTAACTAGAGGCTCTGAGGCTACTCAGAGAGTGAATTCCGAGGCTGAGATCAATCCAAGTACGGGTGACGATGTTGATGATTCTCGTATCACTGAAGTGTTGGAAACTCCTCTCAAGGAAGTTTTACATGCAAATGTAGATCCAATTGTTCCATCACCAAGCAACAACCAATCAAGCCACGGTGTTGATACTGATTGCAACAAGGATTCTGATCATCTTGAGGAAGAGGTAATGGTTCCCATCTCTACTCCCTCTGTCGATAAAACTATGCATGTCGAGGATGTTCAGGATGTTATTGAAAACTCAGAATCTGATGAGGTGTTGATCAACACCCTTGGTGCTTCTGCTTCTGTTGCTTCAAAAAGGCAAAAGATGACTGTTGTTCGTAAGTACTCTACGCGTTCCTCTGGCAAGAAgttaggtttgggtttgagtgagAACAAGAAGAGCAAGAAGGTCATTATTCTTGATGATGATACTCCTGTTGTCCAGAATGTCAAGAGAAAGGTTCACAAAGATAATGCTGCTCCTGTTGTTGATGAGACTCCAACTGAGGAGTTGGATAAGTCAGATACTGGTTCTGCTGCTCGGAAGCGCAAGATTGGGAAACGAATTCCAGAAAATGTGCCTGCTGCTCCTTTGGATAACATTTCTTTTCACTCTGAAGAGAGTGTTGGTAAGTGGAAGTATGTTTATCAGCGCAGGATTGCTCAAGAGAGGGAATTGACTGGTGAGATTCTGCATTGTCAAGAAATTATGAAACTTCTTGAGGCTGCTGGGTTATTGAAAACTGTTACTGAGATAGGTGGCTGCTATGACAAGTTGGTGAGAGAATTTATTGTGAATGTGACTACAAATTGCACTGTTTCTGGGCATCCTGATTTCAGGAAAGTTTTTGTGCGTGGTAAGTGTGTCCATTTTTCACCTGAGATCATTAACCAGTATTTGGGAAGGAGCACTGTTGCCACAGGAAATGAAGAGCTGTCATTGAGTGCTATCACTAAAGAACTCACGGCTGGTCAGACTATGGTATGGCCTGCTAAAGGATTGCTGTCTTCTACTTatttgagtgtgaagtatgctatcttGAATCGCATTGGTGCTGCAAATTGGGCTCCTACCACTCATAGCTCAGATGTTTCTTCAGGTTTGGCAAAATTAATTTACCTGGTTGGAACTCAAACTCAGTTTGATTTTGGTGAATATGTCTTTGCTCAAACTATGAAGCATGCTGAAACTTTTGCTGTCAGGCTTCCTATTGGTTTTCCTTGTTTAATTTGTGGGATTATTTTGAGTCAACATCCTCAaattctccgtgatgatgaggTTCCTAGCCAGAAAGCTAGTCTTCTCACTATTGATTCCAGGCTGCTAGCTGGTGCCCATGTTTCTGATGTTGCTGGTTTGGCTGAGATGACTCAGGGGGAGGGTACTTCCTCTCAGAAGACTCCTGAGACTCCAATTGCTGCGCTTATTGCTGTGTCTAAGATGCTTCAGGACACAATTACTAGTTGTacattgaggaagaagaatgtggaCACTCTCATTCTGCAGTTGACTAAAGGCAAGAGGCCTCTTGAAGACAATGCTGCTGCTCATGCTCAAGCTGATGTTGGTACTTCTGATGATGATACTACTAGTGATTAG